A segment of the Corylus avellana chromosome ca2, CavTom2PMs-1.0 genome:
tggaggaatttccttcaacctagtctataaaagttacatgtgtctttttttttaataacatatgagatgtacatgagtttttaaaaaatttattcaaattttgtccttgctattgaaaaaaatatgtgcatctcacatatcCAAcggacacatatcacttttatagattaggttgaaggaaattcctccaatttagtttgaaagaaaattttgtttaaaaaacaaaaggtaaaaacaataaacaataaacaccGCTTTAAtccccccctcttgtgtggacatataaaaaaaaaaaaacgcttgaAAGAGATTGAATTTGTTTTCATAAACTAGGGGTGGATGAAAAGGGGTAAAGAGGGAGCAAACAACCCCTCTTGACTCCTCTTACTCCTTTTacttgtttaaaattttatcaaactaGGTAGGATTAgatagttttttgttttttgttaatttcctgcctaggaagaaaaaaaaaaaaaaaatcctccacGCACCCtataagagcttgtttgggattgcgtctGAGAagtaaagcttttaagtcaaaaaaagcttttgggcaaaagctttatttttaaccttttaccaaaagtgtttttttagctattttaaggttttttggacccttaaaagcacttttaatttttttatcaaacgagtacttttttcttcaaacgaactttttgagtgttaaaagcacttttaaccccttcaaacgcaatctcaaacaggtcaTAAATCCCATGTGAATCTGTCAAAAAAACTTAATTGTCAAACTCAAAAGACACATTCAAAGGCAATTACAACTATGCCCCAacatctcttctttctttcttcttctttttttttttttttttttttcctctaagcACATTCTTACATGTCTTTAAATGCCTAAAAACCAACCTCataggatcatctccagttcatttgaattgaagaatatccagttagttatattggagggatatttttgtctcatcaaaaagtgaatagacaaaaatactcatcaaatataactaacagGATACTCTCccgttcatttgaactgaaaagAATAATGTTCTATTTTCGTAGCAATTAGCATATGATACCATATAAAATAGAGCACATAAAGAAGATGATTGGTCCTGATTATAGATATTCTCATAATTTCCAAGGCATTATGttgggggagagagaaaaactaattaaatcaatttgtttCATGCACGATTTCAGAGTATGAAAACTCATTGAGTCAAACTGAATAAATTGACACGAggagtgaaaaaataaattattagttacatttatatgttttaaacgataattaaatttttaaaatcgtttaTTTATGTTGTTAGTTATattctttatcatttttaattaattcttatttAACATCAGTCAGTTTTGCCCTGTGTGAACTAAAATTCTGACTCTCCTACTAATTGGAACCCACGTATAGCAAATACTACTTATTTGGAGTATTACATAACAATGACACTTTAATTTGCTACTAGTTATTGATTATTATAGCTCTAATATTTCATGTGGCAACTCCTTTAGAATTTTTGAGAATGTTATATGGTCTTAACAGGTAGTTTTttacaatttagtttaaaacCGCACTTTTAATCTGCAAAATTTGCAATGCCAAACACCCTCGTTATGTGATTGTGATTGATTTTAGGGTGCTTTGTAGCCCTGTTGAGGGTTAATTGTGTTGTTATTAACTTATTGCTCTTTGCATTATACAATGAAGAGTGTTTGTTTTAGTAATAAAGTTCTTCACTCATCTAAAAAAATGTGATTGGGATTTAAAGGATATCAATAGAACATATTCATATATTCATTCAATTATGATCTCTCATCGTCTATTTGTGACTTTCAATTACGGATTCATCAAGATTCATAGCCTATTTCCAAGGTTCACGCTataatatacaaaagaaaaatgcaaatatGGAAGTATACTAGAGCGTGGATTTTGACTCCCGTAATAGGAATCTTTATGTCTGATTAGTGTAAACCACCTTAGATTTCACTGGTGTTTTGATGGGGCTCAATCAAGCTATGGCTCAACCAGACTTGAGAGAGCGCTTGCGATTCCTACTGTTTAAGCCCCTTGTGTCATTAGTTCCCTACTATGATAACGTTCAATCACTCTAATCTTAACTTTTAGTCCTAAAAAATGATGATCAGCTAATTTCAGTTATCTAACTCTCACTGCAGcctataaaataacaaaaacaaccaaGAACTCAACTCCACTCAACTAAGTTTAATCATAACTACATTAGGGTCAGTTCCTTTCAGCCATTCTGTTCTATTTAAGTTCATACATTCCATCACCTCTCTGTTTCTCAGTACCCAACAGatgaattaaaaacaaaaatccagacaaaagttggaagaaaataaagaacttCACTAGTTTAATGCAATTCAAGAATAAATCCTCCCACTTAAGAGATTGCCAATTTGATCCAATTATCTCATGTCCCTGACATTTAAGGGTCTCAAAGAAAACCTATGGACTTCTTGAGGGGAGGGAGAGTGATGACAATTTCTTCCACTAGATGCCGTTTTGATCTTGTACTCCAGTTAGAGCTTGCTGAAAAATTCAAGTAAATACAAGTATAAGTTATAGTTTTTGTGGAACAAATTCGTAACAGGAGGTGGAGATAAGGGTGATATTGATCACCTGAAAGCATGACAAGGTGTATTGCACATCACTTTCAGAAATTTGATGGTGGACGACGATCCTGACTCTGAAACAGCAAATATAACAATATCGTTTATTGAACGATTCCTCGCTCTCAACGCTTACTAAAAGTAGGTTGATCTCCAATGTATAAAATGTTAAAccaccacttatcctaaaagcttaaattgatagaaagtggtgtacttaattatttaaattaatattctaaaatttATAACTAGTTATTTGTGAAAAGATTGTCTACAGCAGAACAAACTTCTAATCCAAAGAGGGACCAACCACTTTAGTTCTGTTGACGGTCTTGGCTAGATTTTATGGGATTCTAGGTTTTGGCCTATTTTCTCCCCAGTTCATCAAATTTCTTAGCCCTACCTctaatttttctataaaatgaaaaataaaatatggaaCAACATGTTGAAAGTCAAAgttgaaacaaaacaaacagtGAAAGACTAATTACAAAGGAATTCATGACTCTAAGCTGCCTTTTATGAGGTAAAACATACTTTGATAAGCTCTCTTGCATCACAAGTATACCATGTTCTTCCAAGTACTTGCATAGTTTTTCTGCTGTAATCTTTGAGCTCTCTTCTACCTCAAAAAATATCTGGTCGTGTACCAAAGGAAAAGTATATATAAGTATTTGGCTCACAGTGTATATGAATGAAGATCAAGGGAAGCattcatattaaatataagaaatgaCCAGGTAATAAAGTATTTGGTTCACGTCGGTAATTTCAATTGTTCTATATCCATATATTGAGCCCCCGAAACcagaaaaaaaggtaaaaacaaaagaagaaagatactTGAAGCATAAATTTCTGCAGGTCCAACTATAGTACTGAAAACTACTTGATAACACTAAAAACTAAATTGGGAAGACTACTTTcttaatctttatttatttcttttgccAACTAGAATCTTCAAAGTTTTCATTACATAGGAAGACAAGAAAGTTTGGTAACCGAGATACTCACTATATTGGTCTCCACGGAAGCAACATCAATTCTTATTCCTTTCATTTGATTCAACCCTTCTGGAGatttaagagagaaaaaaaaaaagttgtcagTTGTTGCACATGAGAGCaattgatccaaaaaaaaaaaaaaaaacagcatcgcaataatttttcttcttgccGATGGCAATGGCGTGTAAATCAAGTGGACTAGTATATCTACCTGCTAAGATCTTAGCGTTCTTGTGATCGCCCTCAAGCTTTTCAACATTCTCCTGTACAGCTACAAGAGCAGCAGCACAAAGGATTCCGACTTGTCTCATCCCACCACCTAAGGTTTTCCGGAGTATCTTCGCCTAAAAGGTGGAAACAGAAGAGTTTGATGCTGGGTTTTCTAATAGTGTAAAAGCAGCTGCTGATACTCCTAACTGCATAATTTTCATCAGTACCTTAGCAATAAAGCTTTTGGAACCGACAATAACAGATCCAACTGGAGCACCCAGACCTTTTGATAGACATACCTGGTTCACAAATTTGAACAAGAGAACAAAAGGTAAGTATTGTCAGACATTGCTAAATAGGAACCTCCAAATCAGATTGTCTAAATCGGGTCTGAAGATCATGAATATCAGCATTAGGTTGAGAGTAAAATGCGAGATTACTGAAAACTAGCATAATAAAGAGAGATAAGAATGCCTGAGCAAGGCAATCATACCGAAACAGAGTCAGCAGCTTGCACCAGCCGATGAACAGGAATGCCAAGTGCCTGGTAGACCAATCTTCTGGATTAGAAAGTCAaatattgtatttaattttaaaattcaataaagaagtaaaaaattaGAATCAGAAACAGAGATAGACCCAAAATCATTTAtaacaatttgttttttgataagtatcaTTTATAACaattaagaagaaaattcaGCTCATATTTATGATTTCCAAGTGCCTTCAGATAACGTCTAACATATGCATTTACTTAAAAGTGATATGGTGGAATATCTGGCAGCCAAATGGCTCCCAACATTCTAGAAAATGAAGATCAATGAAATGAGCGGTTGTCACCACATGGCAGAAGTTCTAGGAAACaataaaatcacttttttcaaatatcaaTCATTATATGCGAGCTACAATTTTCTTCAATGGTCACTTTTAGAAGAGTGAATTAAACCTAGCATAGCAACTGATTTTAGAAAGAAGCCATAATATTTTCAAGGCATGTTGCTCTTCTCATTTGACATTGCAGGGCAGAAGACAACgcacacatgcacacacacactcacTTAAAAGGGAAGAGTAGCATAGCAACTATATAAAGACATAATTACTATAAAAGGGAAGAGTAGAATAATGCTGTAGAACATTAAGCAATAGTAATATGATAGTTTTATCTACAAGTTAGTATAGAAAAGCAAATATAATACTGCATGATATCCCTCTATATGGTTTACTACTCAGCAATTTTATCCATGAAAGAGAAAAACTTGTCCAACATTTAGGTGTGCTAAATGTTCAAGGATGAGGTTAAACATATGTGGGACAACGGTAAACAAAGACAGAGTGCTCTTAAGGCACTTGTCCATTTCACTCTACAAGATCTCAGCTTGCACATGGCTTTATAGCACATTATTTCACTCATAAAAAGAACAAGTGTGTCCAAAAATTTGGCATGCTACTATGAAATTGTGATGTTAAATTTTGAGATACTATGACTGACTCATTTAACTTTGCAAATGCTTGAACATGCCTAAAGATAACTGTCGGATTGATATCTCTAATAAGGAGTCAAAGGGTTTCCAGCAGAGCTTAAAAATTGAAGTAGACATAAGTAGAAAAAATCACATTCCCAAAGTTGATGTACTAGAAGACAATTATTCTATCATATGTGATTTTAGCAATTCTTAcaatgataaatataaaatattgtaTCCTGGAAATCATTTTGTGTTTACACTTAAAAGCTCAAAAGCTCCAAATTTATGGCATGTGTGATCCCTGGTAATTGCAAGAAATTCCAAAGAATTGATTCCAAGGGGTGTGTCTTTTACAAATGCAAATTCTTTTTTGATGAACTTTCCTAGTGTTTACCGACTGAAGTCATGTATTGACATTGAGAATGCACTTAACTCACCATTTTGCTTTTACTAGTCTCCTTCAGCATCATGTCAATCCTAATGTCCAGTTTCAACTAGAGCTAATATACACAAGCTGCTTCTGTGATGTCTAAAACCACGCTCCATATAATGGGCCAGATTTATTTCTTCCACTAAATTTTCATTTGcagttcaatttttttgttaggCAGATATACTCTGCAGATGCTTATATGGAGTACGTCATAACCGTAGGGAACGTACTTACCAACTTCCATGTGAGCGTACAGAACGTACCACACAACAATATACAATGACATAACTAAACACATTGAAAAACTTTTACTCACAACTGATGCATTGAAAATGCGGGCGCCATCAATATGAAGCTTCAAACCATGCTTCTTAGCTAGCTCTCCAACTTTGTCTGTATATTCCACAGACAGACATTTACCACCAGTGCTGCATTTAGTAGAAATACCACTCATAAGGCATTACAGTCAAAGAAACGACACAGAAATGGTTCAATAAattgtaaaaggaaaaaaaaaaaaaaaacaagacattATACTTCAAGAAACATTCCATGAAAAGAATCCAAGGTCCTCAACAAAATAATCCCTAAATTTAAGAGCAATAAGCATAATACTTAGATACATTAACAATGTGTTGCCTAAAATTAGAGCTAATGCTTCAATTTCCCAGAAAATTGCATATTGTGTTGagcattgttagaatatatgaaaaatatataatattttccgtatatttcATAGTTAAGTTGATatgaaatattctttatttcagggttgattgtaatcaaatgatttgattaccatatttGAATTTACTCatactctataaatagagacctttgtattgtagacaaataaagttaatgagAACAATGTAGTCCTTAAAGCTATTCAAAGTGGT
Coding sequences within it:
- the LOC132168879 gene encoding low-specificity L-threonine aldolase 1-like translates to MAKMVSRTVDLRSDTVTKPTESMRAAMAAADVDDDVFGHDPTALRLETEMARITGKEAALFVPSGTMGNLISVLVHCDIRGNEVILGDNAHIHIYENGGISTIGGVHPRPVKNNQDGTMDIDLIEAAIRDPREVLYYPTTRLICLENTHANTGGKCLSVEYTDKVGELAKKHGLKLHIDGARIFNASVALGIPVHRLVQAADSVSVCLSKGLGAPVGSVIVGSKSFIAKAKILRKTLGGGMRQVGILCAAALVAVQENVEKLEGDHKNAKILAEGLNQMKGIRIDVASVETNIIFFEVEESSKITAEKLCKYLEEHGILVMQESLSKVRIVVHHQISESDVQYTLSCFQQALTGVQDQNGI